The following are encoded together in the Phocoena sinus isolate mPhoSin1 chromosome 11, mPhoSin1.pri, whole genome shotgun sequence genome:
- the RBM6 gene encoding RNA-binding protein 6 isoform X3 produces the protein MIHDKEVTLEYVPSLDFWYCKRCKASTGGHRSSCSFCKCPREATEAKQELITYPQPQKTSIPVPSEKQPSQPRSADKESEPKKREEGQEPRLGHQKREAERYLPPSRREGLTFRRDREKEPWSGETRQDGESKTIMLKRIYRSTPPEVIVEVLEPYVRLTTANVRIIKNRTGPMGHTYGFIDLDSHAEALRVVKILQNLDPPFSIDGKMVAVNLATGKRRNDSGDHSDHMHYYQGKKYFRDRRGGGRNSDWSSDTNRQGQQSSSDCYIYDSATGYYYDPLAGTYYDPNTQQEVYVPQDPGSPEEEDIKEKKPTSQGKSSSRKETSKRDSKEKKDRGVTRFQENASEGTAPPEDVFKKPLPPTVKKEESPPPPKVVNPLIGLLGEYGGDSDYEEEEEEEQTPPPQPRTAQPQQREELTKKENEEDKLTDWNKLACLLCRRQFPNKEVLSKHQQLSDLHKQNLEIHRKIKQSEQELAYLERREREGRFKERGNDRREKLQSFDSPERKRIKYSRETDSDRKPVGKEGIDNSSKGGCVQQATGWRKGAGLGYGHPGLASAEETESRMRGPNVGTPGRTSKRQSNETYRDAVRRVMFARYKELD, from the exons ATGATCCATGACAAAGAGGTCACCCTTGAGTATGTACCAAGCCTGGATTTTTGGTACTGCAAACGG TGTAAGGCCAGCACTGGTGGACACCGATCTTCATGTTCATTCTGCAAGTGCCCAAGGGAAG CGACAGAGGCCAAGCAAGAATTAATAACCTACCCTCAGCCTCAGAAAACATCCATACCAGTACCATCAGAAAAACAACCCAGCCAACCAAGGTCAGCTGATAAGGAATCTGAACCCAAGAAGCGGGAAGAAGGACAAGAACCACGCTTGGGACAtcaaaagagagaagcagaaaggtATCTCCCTCCTTCGCGGAGGGAAGGGCTCACCTTCCGAAGAGACCGAGAGAAGGAGCCATGGTCTGGGGAGACACGCCAGGATGGGGAAAGCAAAA CAATCATGCTAAAACGCATCTATCGTTCCACTCCACCTGAGGTGATAGTGGAAGTGCTGGAGCCCTACGTCCGCCTTACTACTGCTAACGTCCGTATCATCAAGAACAGAACAGGCCCCATGGGCCACACCTATGGCTTTATTGACCTTGACTCCCATGCG GAAGCTCTTCGCGTAGTGAAGATCTTGCAGAACCTTGATCCACCATTTAGCATTGATGGGAAGATGGTAGCTGTAAACCTGGCCACTGGAAAACGAAG AAATGATTCTGGGGACCATTCTGACCACATGCACTACTATCAG GGTAAAAAATATTTCCGAGATAGGCGGGGAGGTGGCAGAAATTCAGACTGGTCTTCAGATACAAATCGACAAGGACAACAGT CTTCATCTGACTGCTACATATATGATTCTGCTACTGGCTACTATTATGACCCCTTGGCAGGAACTTATTATGACCCCAATACCCAG CAAGAAGTCTATGTGCCCCAGGACCCTGGGTCACCTGAGGAAGAAGACATCAAGGAAAAGAAACCCACCAGTCAAGGAAAGTCAAGCAGCAGGAAGGAAACGTCTAAAAGAGAtagcaaggagaaaaaagaccgaGGAGTGACAAGG TTTCAGGAAAATGCCAGTGAGGGGACAGCTCCCCCAGAAGATGTCTTTAAGAAGCCTCTGCCTCCCACTGTGAAGAAGGAAGAGAGTCCTCCACCA CCTAAAGTGGTAAACCCACTGATCGGCCTCCTGGGTGAATATGGAGGAGACAGTGActatgaggaggaagaggaggaggagcagaCCCCTCCTCCACAGCCCCGCACAGCACAGCCCCAGCAGCGGGAGGAGCTGACCAAAAAGGAGAATGAAGAAGACAAACTCACTGACTGGAATAAACTGGCTTGTCTGCTCTGCAGAAGGCAGTTTCCCAATAAAGAAGTTCTGAGCAAACACCAGCAGCTTTCAGACCTGCACAAG CAAAACCTGGAAATCCATCGGAAGATAAAACAGTCTGAGCAGGAGCTAGCCTATCTGGAGAGGAGAGAACGGGAG GGAAGgtttaaagaaagaggaaatgatcGCAGGGAAAAGCTCCAATCTTTTGATTCTCCAGAAAGGAAACGAATTAAATACTCCAGGGAAACTGACAG TGATCGTAAGCCTGTTGGTAAAGAAGGCATCGACAATAGCAGCAAAGGAGGCTGTGTCCAACAGGCCACTggctggaggaagggggcagGCCTCGGATATGGCCATCCTGGATTGGCTTCAGCAGAGGAG ACTGAAAGCCGGATGAGGGGCCCCAATGTGGGAACTCCAGGAAGAACCAGCAAGAGACAGTCCAATGAGACTTACCGAGACGCTGTGCGAAGAGTCATGTTTGCTCGGTATAAAGAACTCGATTAA